The Calliphora vicina chromosome 3, idCalVici1.1, whole genome shotgun sequence genome contains a region encoding:
- the klu gene encoding zinc finger E-box-binding homeobox 1, whose translation MTMAEGTDPMGHHATSHHHHHHQQQQHHHQQQQHHYQQAQHLAHQQQQQPHHYPPYTHLPYGLPHNLALTLQQQAAAAAAVAASAAAQANENNNNNLTQDHVRENNNNNNTTNMPWKQRKRKRLSAVLDKLHHNSVNHNMEVDADDQDSEKSKEANNNHNESKSSCSTKRSSYSGDEEADSVEEMSIGDNDDSPRISLSPVNHNNNNNNNNNNNNIIMDNSLPAAKFIKTEEPQNPLTVDIKTEAHLSSPYDRYFPIPSPLFGYYLHTKYLNEVFRRRQDLYTSPLQHTPSSIASSQMDETSPNAKEMKELKMERSHQGEFTAGAGSMSPTHSVAMALPSPPRSETSVSETMSANTSDPAIMPPPQDRPLDLSVRSGGTTPTGELVMQMGEGAVGGNAKKYKSTSPLPATTMMLPPSQQPISASLSPSNCNKSSSAGSATTTTTISSAPVSPYGGGMSHAVAAAHAHAAAAAAAAMIKMEMPMHPLHAHAPTTSVGVPVIKGDVASPTTKESVAWRYNLDVSPVVEEMPPGSDVAYVCPVCGQMFSLHDRLAKHMASRHKSRNPSNDIAKAYSCEVCNRSFARSDMLTRHMRLHTGVKPYTCKVCGQVFSRSDHLSTHQRTHTGEKPYKCPQCPYAACRRDMITRHMRTHTRYESQQQRQQQGGAQGHQVSDNKPTLPILADMKMNIPMLLKSEDYTRNIPMNHNMSASMPIVVKTESA comes from the coding sequence ATGACTATGGCCGAAGGTACTGACCCCATGGGGCATCATGCAAcatctcatcatcatcatcaccaccagcagcagcagcatcatcatcagcagcaacaacatcattatCAACAAGCCCAGCACTTAGCccatcaacagcagcagcagccacATCATTATCCACCCTACACTCACCTGCCCTATGGTTTGCCCCACAATCTGGCCTTGACTCTGCAACAGCAAGCGGCGGCAGCAGCAGCTGTAGCGGCCTCGGCGGCAGCCCAAGCtaatgaaaacaacaacaacaacttaacACAGGACCATGTTAGAgagaataacaacaataataacacaaCGAATATGCCCTGGAAGCAAAGGAAACGTAAACGTCTGTCGGCGGTTCTAGATAAATTACATCATAATAGTGTGAATCACAATATGGAGGTGGACGCTGATGATCAGGATTCGGAGAAATCCAAAGAGGCTAACAACAATCACAATGAAAGTAAGTCATCCTGCTCTACCAAACGCTCCAGCTATAGTGGTGACGAAGAGGCCGATTCGGTGGAGGAAATGTCTATAGGAGATAATGATGATAGCCCTAGAATAAGCTTGAGTCCTGttaatcataataataacaacaacaataataataacaataacaacattatTATGGATAATAGTTTACCTGCGGCGAAATTCATTAAAACTGAAGAACCTCAAAATCCTTTGACAGTGGACATCAAGACCGAAGCCCATCTGTCAAGTCCCTACGATCGTTATTTTCCCATACCCTCTCCCCTGTTTGGTTACTATTTGCACACCAAATATCTCAATGAAGTATTTCGACGGAGACAAGATCTCTACACCTCGCCCCTGCAGCACACACCCTCCTCCATAGCTTCCTCACAAATGGATGAAACTTCACCGAATGCCAAGGAAATGAAGGAATTGAAAATGGAAAGATCTCATCAGGGTGAATTTACGGCGGGAGCTGGCAGCATGTCACCGACTCATAGTGTGGCCATGGCTTTGCCTTCACCGCCGCGCAGTGAGACTTCGGTTAGTGAGACCATGTCGGCTAATACCTCGGATCCCGCTATAATGCCGCCACCCCAGGACAGACCTTTGGATTTGTCGGTGCGTAGTGGTGGGACCACGCCCACGGGAGAGTTAGTAATGCAAATGGGTGAGGGGGCAGTAGGTGGTAATGCCAAGAAGTATAAGTCTACTTCGCCGTTGCCAGCCACCACCATGATGTTGCCGCCCAGCCAACAACCGATCTCAGCTTCTTTGTCGCCCAGTAATTGTAACAAAAGTTCTTCTGCGGGCTCGGCCACTACCACCACCACCATATCTTCAGCTCCTGTTTCACCCTATGGCGGCGGCATGTCTCATGCAGTGGCGGCAGCTCATGCCCATGCTGCTGCAGCAGCAGCGGCTGCCATGATCAAAATGGAAATGCCCATGCATCCATTGCATGCTCATGCTCCAACCACTAGCGTGGGGGTGCCCGTCATTAAGGGAGATGTAGCCTCACCCACCACTAAGGAATCAGTGGCCTGGCGTTACAATCTCGATGTTTCGCCCGTGGTAGAGGAAATGCCGCCCGGCTCAGATGTAGCCTATGTGTGTCCGGTGTGCGGTCAAATGTTTTCATTGCACGATCGTTTGGCCAAACACATGGCCTCCCGTCACAAGTCTCGCAACCCCTCCAACGACATAGCCAAAGCTTATTCGTGTGAAGTGTGCAATCGTTCGTTTGCCCGTTCCGATATGCTGACACGTCACATGCGTCTGCACACCGGTGTCAAGCCATACACCTGCAAAGTATGCGGCCAAGTATTCTCACGTTCTGATCACTTATCCACCCATCAACGTACTCATACCGGAGAAAAGCCCTACAAATGTCCCCAGTGTCCCTATGCAGCCTGCAGGCGTGACATGATCACCAGACATATGCGCACCCACACACGCTATGAGTCTCAGCAACAAAGACAACAGCAGGGAGGTGCCCAAGGACACCAGGTTTCCGACAACAAACCCACGTTGCCCATATTGGCCGACATGAAAATGAACATACCCATGTTGCTGAAATCTGAGGATTATACCCGGAATATACCTATGAATCATAACATGAGTGCTTCCATGCCGATCGTGGTGAAAACAGAGAGCGCCTAG